GCCGAACCGGGAGCCGTCACCGCTCTGATCGGTCCGAACGGAGCCGGCAAGACGACGTTGTTCAACGTCATCTCGGGCCTCATCGAACCGGAGAGCGGGAGCATCCGCCTGGACGACGCCGAACTGCTCCGGCGTTCGGCCCGCCGGCGCGCGCGGATGGGCATCGTGCGCTCGTTCCAGGAATTGCGGCTCTTCGGGGGCGTCTCGGTGCAGGAGCAGACGGTGTTCGCGGCCGAGCGGACCGTTTTCACCCGCTCCCACCACACGCGAGTGCGCGCCACGCAGATCCTGGACCGCCTCGGGTTGTCCGGGGCCCGGCGCGACCTCGCCGCCAACCTCAGCTACGGGCAGCAGAAGGCGGTGTCGATCGCCCGCATGCTGGCCATGAACGGCCGGGCGTGGCTGCTCGACGAGCAGGCCGCCGGACTCGCCCCGCGGGAGTACGACCTGTTCTGCGAAGTGGTGACCGAGGCCAAGGAACGCGGCCTGATCATCCTGTTGATCGAACACAACCTCCAGCTGGTCCGGGACCTGGCCGATGTGGTCGTGTTCCTCGACCGGGGACGGGAACTCGCCACCGGCACGGCGGACGAGGTGTTCTCCGACGAGGTGGTGCGGGCGCTCTACTTCGGCAAGCGAGACCAGGAGGTCTGATGCTCACCATCGACTCGCTGACCGTCCGCCTCGGGCACCGCACCGTGGTCGACGCCTTGAGCGCCGCCCTGCCGCCCGGCGAGATCAGCTTGATCCTGGGGCACAACGGCGCCGGCAAATCGACGTTGTTGCGCACCATCGCGGGACTTCTCCGCCCGGCGGGGGGCAGCATCGCCCTCGACGGCGCCGACATCGCCCGGCGCTCCCCGGTGGAGGTGGCCCGGTCCGGTGTCGTCCTGGTTCCGCAGGGCCGTGGTGTCTTCGCCGACCTGAGCGTCGCGGAGAACATCAAGCTCGGCATGTGGAACGCCCGGCGGCTCGGCCGCAGCACCACCGACACCGAGCGCGCCCGGCTCGACGACGCCCGCGAACTCTTCCCGGTCCTGGACGAACAATGGCACTCACGCGCGGGCTCGCTCTCCGGCGGCCAGCAACAACAGGTCGCGATCGCCCGGGCCTTCCTGGCCAACCCGAAGGTCCTCCTGCTGGACGAACCGTCGGTCGGTCTGTCGCCGAAGCTGGCGGACGTCGTGCTGACCACGGTCGCCTCGCTGCGCCGCGAGGACCGCATCATCGTGCTGGTGGAGCAGAACGTTCACCAGGCGCTCGCGGTGGCCGACTCCGTCGCGGTCATGCGTGCCGGCGCGGTGGAACAGCACGGCCTCGCTCCGTCCGACATCGCCCAGCAGGACCTCGCCGCGATCTTCTAGGTCAGCCGGGACCAGGAACCGAGCACCACCAGTGTCTTCGTTCCGGTGACCTGGCCGTTGGTGCGCAACAGGTTGACCACGCGCTGCAGGTCGTCGGTGTTCGTGGCGTGCACGCGGACCAGGGCGTCCGGATCGCCGGCCAGGGTCAGGACCTCGGTGACTTCCGGGATGTTCTCGGCGAAGGACAGGATCGTGTCGAGCTCCAGGTTGCCGACCACCCGGAGCTCGACCACGGCCTCCAGCTCACCGTCCACTTTGGTCGTGTCGATGCGGGCGGTGTAACCGTTGATCACACCGGTTTCCTCGAGACGATCGATGCGCCTTTTGGTCGGCGCGACGGTCAGCCCGATCTGGCCGGCGATGTCCCGGACGGTCCGGCGGCCGTCCTGGCGCAGGAGCTGGAGGATCTCCCGGTCGATCTCGTCGAGCATGTCGTAAGGATGCAGCTTATTGCTCTACAGCGCAACATTCTGCGAGCTGGTACCGCCGATCGCAGCTACTTACCCGCTTTTTGGTGCGCGTTGTGTGCGTGGACGTTGCGCCGCGCCACACGCCACCCCGACGATGTCCGTGAATACCGGAGGTGATCGTGGTGCAAGAGCATCTGCTTGCCGTCGTCGCAGGACCGGGGTGCGACGTGCCCGCACGGGTCGCCGGTCTGCTGCTGCCCTCCGATGTGGACATCGTCGGCATGCAGTTCAGCCATCCGCCGGATTCGGACCTGTGGTGGATCCAGCTGGCGGTGCGGGTCCCGTCCCAGGACCGGCTGGAACTGCTCACGAAGCGGCTGAACCGGCTCGTGGCCGTGCTCCGGGTCGTGACGCTCGAACCCGGCGCGCACCGCAGGCAGTCGGTCTACGTCAAGCTGCGGCCGGACACCGCCGACCTCGGTCAGGTCGGGGAGCTGGCCCGGTGGTTCCACGCCGAGACCCTCGAACTCAGCGCCGCGGCGGTGGTCCTGCACTTGACCGCGGCACCCGACCAGTGCGCGGCCTTCGTCGCGATGCTCCGTCCACACGGGATCGCCGAGGTCGTCACCAGCGCGGTGTCGGGTGTGCGCACCGGTGCCCGCCTGACCCACCGTGTTCCGCGATCGGCGACGCGCACGCACTCCTAGCCACGGCAACCCCATCCGCACAGAAGGGCCGTCATGACGGACTTGACCGACGTACCGAAGACACCGGCCGACCTCGGTGTCGCGCCCGAGCCGCCGATGCGCCTGCTCGGCGAGGACGGCGAGCTGCTGGCAGGTGCCGCGGACGCCGGCATCACCGCCGAGCTCACCCGGGGCCTGTACCGCGACATGGTGCTCGCGCGCCAGTTCGACCAGGATGCGTTCAACCTCCAGCGCCAGGGCGAGCTCGGGTTGTGGTTGTCCTGCCGCGGGCAGGAGGCGGCCCAGGTCGGCAGCATCCGGGCCGTCCGCGCGAGCGATCACGTGTTCCCGTCCTACCGGGAACACGCGGCCGCGTTGTGCCGCGGCCTGGAACCCGCGGAACTGCTGACGCAGTGGCGCGGCACCGCCCACGGGGGCTGGGACCCCAGCGGGTACCGCTTCCACCTCTATTCGCTGGTCTTGTCCACCCAGCTGCTGCACGCCACCGGCTACGCACTGGGCGTGGCCGCCGACCGGCGCCGGGAGCCCGGCGTGGACGAGATCGTGCTGTGCTACTTCGGTGACGGTGCGGCGAGCCAGGGCGACGCGAACGAGGCCCTGAACTGGGCGGCGGTGACCGGCGCGCCGCTGGTGTTCTTCTGCCAGAACAACCAGTGGGCGATCTCGACCCCGTCCGCCGCGCAGAGCCGGACCCCGTTGCACGTGCGGGCGGCCGGTTTCGGCCTGACCGCCACGGTCGTCGACGGCAACGACGTGCTCGCCGTGCACGCGGCGACCGCGGCGGCGGCCGCACGGGTTCGCGCCGGCGGGCCGCCCGAGTTCATCGAGGCGATCACCTACCGGATGGCGGGGCACTCCACTTCGGACGATCCCACCCGGTACCGGGACGCCGAGGAGGTGCGGCGCTGGGAGGAGCGGGACCCGGTCACGCGCGTGCGGCGGCTGCTCGACGCCCGCGGCTGGGCCGGCGAGGAGTTCCACACCGCGCTGAAGGAGGAGGCAACGGCGCTGTCCGAAGCGACTCGTGCCGCCTGCCGGGCCCTGGCGCCGCCGCCGCTGGAGGACACCTTCCGCCACACCCTGGTCGAGGAGACCGCGGCGCTGCGTGCGGAACGTGAGCGGTACACCGCGTGGCGGGAGTCCTTCGCATGAGCACGACAGCAGAAGTGCCCGCCGGGGAACTCACGCTGGGAGCCGCGCTCAACGCCGGTCTCCGGCAGGCCATGGCCGACGACGAGTCGGTGATCCTCGTCGGCGAGGACATCGGCGCGCTCGGCGGGGTGTTCCGCGTGACCGATGGCTTGCGCGCCGAGTTCGGCGACCACCGGGTGATCGATTCGCTGCTCGCCGAATCCGGCATCGTCGGCACCGCGATCGGCCTGGCGCTGCGCGGGTACCGGCCGGTCTGCGAGATCCAGTTCGACGGCTTCGTCTACCCGGCGTTCGACCAGATCGTCTCGCAGCTGGCCAAGCTGCGTGCCCGCTCCGGGGGACGGCTCCGCATCCCGGTGACGATCCGGATCCCGTGCGGTGGCGGGATCGGTGCGGTCGAGCACCACAGCGAGTCCAACGAAGCCTATTTCTGCCACACCGCCGGCCTCCGGGTCGTCGCGTGCGCCAGCCCCGCCGACGCGCACTGGATGATCCAGCAAGCCATCGCCTGCGACGACCCGGTGATCTTCTACGAACCGAAACGCCGGTACTGGGACAAGGCGCCCGTCGAACCGGGCCCGGTGCCGGCCGATGCGCCCGCCCTCGATCAGGCGCGCATCGCGCGGGCCGGTGCGGACGTCACGGTGATCGCGTACGGCCCGGCGGTCCGCGTCGCACTGGACGCGGCGACCGTCGCCGAATCCGAGGGCCGGTCGCTGGAGGTGATCGACCTGCGTTCGCTGTCGCCGCTGGACTTCGGCACGCTCACCGCCTCCGTGCGCAAGACCGGCCGTGTGGTGGTCGTGCACGAGGCGCCCACGTTCTGCGGGCTCGGCGCCGAGATCGCCGCGGAGATCACCGAACGGTGCTTCCACCTGCTCGAAGCCCCGGTGCAGCGGGTCGGTGGCTGGAACACCCCGTACCCACCGGCCCGGACCGAAGAGCACTACCTGCCCGACCTCGACCGCGTGCTGGATGCGGTCGACGGCACCTACCAGTACTGACCGCCCGCGCCAGTCTTCCCGAAGGACCCAGATGGCCGAAGCACACCAGTTCACCCTGCCCGACGTGGGCGAAGGACTCACCGAAGCCGAGATCGTCGCCTGGCGCGTCCGGCCCGGCGACGCGGTGGAGGTGAACGACATCCTGGTCGAGGTCGAAACCGCGAAGTCCCTCGTCGAACTGCCGTCGCCGTACGCCGGGGTGATCAGCGACCTGCACGCGGCCGAGGGGGACACCGTCGAGGTCGGTTCCGTCATCGTCAGCTTCGGTGCGGCCGGTGCCCGCCCGGCCGAGCCGGAGCCCGAGCCGGCGCCCGAGCCGGAGGAAGAACGGCGGCCGGTGCTGGTGGGTTACGGGCCGAGCCGCCGGAAGGTGGCGCGCCGCGCCCGCAAACCCGGCTACCGGCCCGTCCCGAACCCGCCGCAGCAGACAGCTCCCGGCAAGCCGCACGCCACCCCACCGGTCCGCCTGCTCGCCCGCGAACTCGGTGTCGACCTGACCGCGGTGCGTCCGACGGGACCGTGGGAACGGATCACCCGATCCGACGTGCGGGCCGCCGCGGAGCGGACGGCGGGCAGCGGCGAACCGGCGGAGACCCGGATCCCGGTCAGGGGGGTGCGCAAGGCGACGGCGGAGGCGATGGTCTCCTCGGCCTTCACCGCCCCGCACGTCACGGAGTGGGTGACCGCCGACGTCACCGAGTCGCTGGCGCTGCTGGACCAGCTCCGCGCCGACCCCGCGTTCCGCGGAGCCCGGCTCACCCCGCTCGTGCTGATCGTGCGGGCGGTGCTGTCCGCGCTGCGCGCGCACCCCGCCATCAACGCGAAGTGGGACGGCGGCGCGGGCGAAATCGTGCAGTACCGCGATGTGAACCTCGGGATCGCGGTGGCCGCCCCGCGCGGCCTGCTCGTGCCCACCATCAAGTCGGCGCAGCAGCTCGGCACGCGCGAGCTCTGCGACGCCCTCGACGAGCTGATCGTCCAGGCGCGGGACGGGAAGACGCCGCCGGAGGCGATGACCGGCGGCACGTTCACCATCACCAACATCGGGGTCTTCGGCGTCGACGGCGGCACCCCGATCCTGAACCCCGGCGAGGCCGGCATCCTCTGCGTCGGCCAGATCGTGCGCAGGCCGTGGGAACACCGGGGCGCGATCGAGCTCCGCAGCGTCTGCACGCTGTCGCTGTCCTTCGACCACCGGCTCGTCGACGGGCAGCTGGGCAGCGCGGTACTCGCGCACATCGCGCAGTTGCTCACCCAGCCGTCACTCGCGCTCGTCCGATGAGCGCTGTTCCGGTTCACCTGAAAGGAAATCTCATGCCGATCAGCCTCGGAGACGCCGTGCCCGACGATGCCGAATTCGAGCAGATCCTGCACTGCTCGGACGACCACAGCGGGCTGTCCTCGGTGATCGCCATCCACGACACCACACTCGGGCCGTCCCTGGGCGGCATCCGCATGCGGCGCTACCCCGACCAGGCGGCCGCCGCCGCGGACGCGAAGCGGCTCGCCGAGGCGATGACGTACAAGTCCGCGCTGGCGGGTCTCGACCTCGGTGGTGGCAAGAGCGTGATCAACGCCGATCCGGCCGCGCCGGACCGGAACGAGTTGCTGCTCGCGCACGCCCGGCACATCCAGTCTCTGGGCGGCCGCTACATCCCCGCGGTCGACATGGGAACGACCGTCGCGGACCTGCGTCTCGTCGGAACCGTCGTGTCGACGGTGTCGAGCAGCCGCCGTGACCCGTCGGACTTCACCGCGCGTGGCGTCGTCGCGGCCATCCGGGGTGCGGTGCAGGCGACCGAAGGCCGCGGCCTGAGCGGGTTGCGGGTCGGCATCCAGGGCCTCGGGCACGTCGGCAGGCAGATCGCCGACCTGCTCGCGGACGAGGGCGCGAAGCTCGTCGTCGCGGACATCGACGATCGCCGGGCGCGGGAGGTGCGGGCCCGGACCGGTGCGGTCGTGGTCCCGCCGTCGGACATCCTGCTCGCCGATGTCGACGTGCTGTGCCCGTGCGCCGCGGGCGGTGTGGTCGATGCGGAGCTGGCGAAGACGCTCACCGCGCGCTACGTCATCGGCGCGGCGAACAACGTGCTCGCCGATCCGGCGCTCGCCGCCACGTTGCGCGCGCGGGACATCGTGCACGTCCCGGACTTCGTCGCCAACGCCGGCGGTCTCATCGCCTGCGCCGCGGAGGTCCGCGGTGACGATTCCGATTTGCTGCACCGGGTGGAGGCCATCGGCGACACCACCGAGAACCTCCTCCGGACGGCCGGCCGGCGCGGGCAGGACACCGTGTCGGTCGCGATGCAGCTCGCGGAGGACCGCATCGCCGGGGCACGGGCGGCCGGGAAAACCGTTCCCCGGTAACCGGTTCGCGCCACAGCGGCTCAGTGGTGCACGGCTTCGTCCAGGAGATGGGCCAGGGCGGTCAGCTGCGGGCTGGTGTGCTCGGTGCGCCAGACGAGGCCGAGCTGGCTGGTGGCTTCGAGTCCTCGGACGGGGATGACGTCGAGGTCACCGCGGCTGCTGTGCTCGATGAGGGGCCGGCAGACCAGCATGCCGTGCCGCCCGGTCGCGGCGAGGGCGAGTCCCTGCTGGATGGTGGTGATCCCGGTGGTGGACAGGATCGGCGTCCCGGATGGCGTGGTCAGCGGGGTGCGGGCGGTTTTCCAGTAGTCCGGCGCATCGCCCTCGCGGTGGAGCAGGTCGATCTCGGCCAGTTCCTCCGCGGTGAGGTTCTCCCGTTCGGTGAGCGGGTGGCCGCGAGCGAGGACGAGGAACTGGTCCTGGGCCGGGAAGCGGAAGCCGACGGTCAGGTCGGGTTCGTGCACCGGCAGCTCGATGATCGCCGCGTCCAGCTCGCCCGCGGTGAGGGCGGTGAAGGGCGAGCCCAGGGGCAGGTCGTGGGTGTGCACGGTGACCCCGTGCTGCTCGTACAGCGCGCGGAAGGTGCGGGTGATCTCTTCGTAGACCATACCGGTGAACCCGATCCGCAGCTCCTCCAGCGCGCCGCGCATGGCGCGCTCCCGGGCGTGGGCGAAGGCCGTGGCGAGGTTCTGGTAGGCGGGCCGGACCTCCCGGACGAACTGCTCACCGAGCCGGGTCAGCGCGACCCGGCGGCTGGTGCGCTGCACCAGGCGGGCACCGACGCGGTGTTCCAGGGAGGCGATGAGCTGGCTGGCCCGGGATTGCGAGTAGCCCAGGCGTTCGGCGGTGCGCCCGAAGTGCAGCTCGTCGGCCAGGGTCAGCAGGCACTCGATCTGCTGGAGATGGACCTGGTTCATCGTCGGGACCCGCACATCGATGAGTCTAGCTCATCGATCGGTGAGGAGATCGGCGTTGTTCCCCGCGTGGAGCTCGGGTGGACTGGCGGCATGCCCGCTGCTGATCCCTTCCCCACCACGCCCGCGCGCACGGAGCCCGCGGAGCGCACCAGCCCCGGCCAGTGGGTCGCGGTGGCGATGGTGACGTTGAGCACCTTCCTGGTGGTGACCTCGGAAATGCTGCCGGTCGGGGTGCTCACTCCGATGGCCGACGGGCTGGGCATCTCGTCCGGGGTGGCCGGGTCGAGCCTGACGATCACCGGGCTGGTCGCCGCGGTGACCGCGCCGGTGGTGCCGCGGCTGCTGGGGAACGCGGACCGCCGCCACGTGCTGGCGGTCGCGGTGCTGGCCCTGACGGTGGGGAACGTGCTCACCGCGGTCTCCACCGGTTTCGGGATGCTGGTGGCGTCCCGGACCGTGCTCGGTCTCGGCATGGGCACGGTGTGGGGACTCGCGGCCGCGGTCGCCGCCCGCCTGGTGGCTCCGCGGAGTGCTGCCCTGGCGGTGTCCATCGCCGTGTCCGGAGTCGCCTCCGCCTCGGTGTTCGGTGTCCCGCTGGGAACCCTGATCGGCAACGCCTTCGGCTGGCGCACGGCCTTCGCCGCGCTCGCCGGTCTCGGGGTCGTGCTCGCGGCCGGACTGCTGGCCGCGTTGCCCCGGCTGCGCCGGCCACAGACCACCGAGGCAGGCGACGAAGCGCCGCGCCGCTCGCTGGTGCGCCCGGCGGTGGTGATCGGTTTGCTCGTCGTGGTCTTCCTGGTCACCGCCCACTTCGCCGCCTACACCTACGTCCGTCCCGCCCTGGAGCAGCTGCCGCGGCTCGCGCCGGATGCCGTGGCCCTGCTGTTGCTGATCTACGGCGTGTTCGGGCTGGCCGGGAACTTCCTCGCGGGCGCCGCCGCCGCCCGTCGGGCCAAGGCCACGGTGCTCGCGCTGGCCGCCGGGATCGCCGCCGCGATCGCCGCACTGGCGTTGTTCGGCAGCGGTGCGCTGGCGGCGGGGCTGGCGATCGCGTTGTGGGGGATCGCCTACGGCGGGCTGTCGGTGGGTGGCCAGCTCTGGATGACGCAGGCGGCACCGGACCGGGTGGAGCACGTCACCGGGATCTACGTCGGCTTCTTCACCGCCGCCATCGCCGCCGGGGCGTTCCTCGGCGGGGTGGTGATCGAGACCGCGGGCATCGTCACCCTGCTGTGGGCGACCGCCGGACTCGCCGCCCTGTCCCTGGTGATCGGGCTCGCGGCGCGAGGTCCCCGGGTGACCGCCGCCGGCTAGCGTTCCGGCCGGACCCGGCCGCACCGGTGAGGCGTGCCGGACGACGATGTCGCCGCCGTGGCTGCGCAGGCGCACCGGGACGGGCCGGCCGGCCGGTCCGGCTCCCGCGAACTCGTTGCGCACCCGGCCGGCCGAGGTGTGCGCGTCCAGCGCGACCGCGAGACCACTGGGAATCCCGACCTGGACGGTGCCGGTGGCGGCGGACGGGGCGGCCGGGCCGCCGAGCTCGCCGATGCGGATGCTGCAGCTCCACCAGCACCTCGACCGTGGTGTCGGCGCGGTCACCGGCGACGAACCGATGTCGCCGAACACGATGTCGACGGTCGCGGAAATCGGGGCGGGGGTCTCGAACTTCTGCACGGTGTGCCTCCCCGGGCTCGTTGCGGTGTCCCCGTCCGCCGGGGACCTGATCACGATCGCCCGGCGCTGACACGTCACCGCCACCGCGCCTGACCCGGCGGGACACCGGCTCCCGGGCGTGTCAGAGCCGTGTCAGGGCAGTGTCAGAGCGACCGTCGACAGTGGTCGCCATGACGAACTCCGCGATCACGGCCTCCGGGCTACGGAAGGCCTACCAGGACAAAGTCGTGCTCGACGGCGTCGACCTGGACGTGCGCACGGGCACCGTGTTCTCCCTGCTCGGCCCGAACGGGGCCGGCAAGACCACCACCGTCAACGTCCTCACCACACTGCTGAAGGCCGACAGCGGCACCGTCCGCGTCGCCGGGCACGACGTCGCCACCGAAACCAAGGCGGTGCGCTCGGCGATCGGGGTCACCGGCCAGTTCGCGGCCGTGGACGAGCTGCTGACCGGCGAGGAGAACCTCCAGCTGATGGCCGATCTGCGGCACCTGGGCACCCGGGAGAGCAAGCGGGTCGTCGAGGATCTGCTGCACCGGTTCGACCTGACCGAGTCGGCGCGCAAGACCGCGGCCACCTACTCCGGGGGCATGCGGCGGAAGCTGGACCTGGCGATGACCCTGGTCGGGCGGCCCCGCATCATCTTCCTGGACGAGCCGACCACCGGGCTGGACCCGCGCAGCCGCCGGACGATGTGGACGATCGTGCGGGACCTGGTGGCCGAGGGCATCACCATCTTCCTCACCACCCAGTACCTCGAGGAGGCCGACCAGCTCGCCGACCGGATCGCGGTGCTGGACCGGGGCAAGCTGGTGGCCGAGGGCACCCCCGGCGAGCTGAAGCGGATGATCCCCGGCGGTCACGTGCGGTTCCGCTTCCCCGACGCCGAGCGGCTCGCCGCGGCCACCCGGGTGCTGCCGGACGGCACGCCGGACGAGGAGAACCTGACCCTGCGGTTGCCCAGCGACGGTGGCGTGAAGTCGCTGCGGACGGTGCTGGACCGCCTCGACGACTACGCGATCGAGGTCGAGGAGTTCTCCGTGCACACGCCGGACCTCGACGACGTTTTCCTCGCCCTGACCGGACACTCGCACACGGAGGCCGACGCCCGATGAGCACCACCACTGCAGCCGCACCCCTGACCGACGCCGCGATCATGCTGCGGCGCAACTTCAAGCACACCCTGCGGAACCCGGTCGCGTTGTTCAACTCGATCCTGATGCCGCTCATCATGATGCTG
The sequence above is a segment of the Amycolatopsis viridis genome. Coding sequences within it:
- a CDS encoding dihydrolipoamide acetyltransferase family protein, which codes for MAEAHQFTLPDVGEGLTEAEIVAWRVRPGDAVEVNDILVEVETAKSLVELPSPYAGVISDLHAAEGDTVEVGSVIVSFGAAGARPAEPEPEPAPEPEEERRPVLVGYGPSRRKVARRARKPGYRPVPNPPQQTAPGKPHATPPVRLLARELGVDLTAVRPTGPWERITRSDVRAAAERTAGSGEPAETRIPVRGVRKATAEAMVSSAFTAPHVTEWVTADVTESLALLDQLRADPAFRGARLTPLVLIVRAVLSALRAHPAINAKWDGGAGEIVQYRDVNLGIAVAAPRGLLVPTIKSAQQLGTRELCDALDELIVQARDGKTPPEAMTGGTFTITNIGVFGVDGGTPILNPGEAGILCVGQIVRRPWEHRGAIELRSVCTLSLSFDHRLVDGQLGSAVLAHIAQLLTQPSLALVR
- a CDS encoding MFS transporter, with amino-acid sequence MPAADPFPTTPARTEPAERTSPGQWVAVAMVTLSTFLVVTSEMLPVGVLTPMADGLGISSGVAGSSLTITGLVAAVTAPVVPRLLGNADRRHVLAVAVLALTVGNVLTAVSTGFGMLVASRTVLGLGMGTVWGLAAAVAARLVAPRSAALAVSIAVSGVASASVFGVPLGTLIGNAFGWRTAFAALAGLGVVLAAGLLAALPRLRRPQTTEAGDEAPRRSLVRPAVVIGLLVVVFLVTAHFAAYTYVRPALEQLPRLAPDAVALLLLIYGVFGLAGNFLAGAAAARRAKATVLALAAGIAAAIAALALFGSGALAAGLAIALWGIAYGGLSVGGQLWMTQAAPDRVEHVTGIYVGFFTAAIAAGAFLGGVVIETAGIVTLLWATAGLAALSLVIGLAARGPRVTAAG
- a CDS encoding thiamine pyrophosphate-dependent enzyme, which codes for MTDLTDVPKTPADLGVAPEPPMRLLGEDGELLAGAADAGITAELTRGLYRDMVLARQFDQDAFNLQRQGELGLWLSCRGQEAAQVGSIRAVRASDHVFPSYREHAAALCRGLEPAELLTQWRGTAHGGWDPSGYRFHLYSLVLSTQLLHATGYALGVAADRRREPGVDEIVLCYFGDGAASQGDANEALNWAAVTGAPLVFFCQNNQWAISTPSAAQSRTPLHVRAAGFGLTATVVDGNDVLAVHAATAAAAARVRAGGPPEFIEAITYRMAGHSTSDDPTRYRDAEEVRRWEERDPVTRVRRLLDARGWAGEEFHTALKEEATALSEATRAACRALAPPPLEDTFRHTLVEETAALRAERERYTAWRESFA
- a CDS encoding Lrp/AsnC family transcriptional regulator encodes the protein MLDEIDREILQLLRQDGRRTVRDIAGQIGLTVAPTKRRIDRLEETGVINGYTARIDTTKVDGELEAVVELRVVGNLELDTILSFAENIPEVTEVLTLAGDPDALVRVHATNTDDLQRVVNLLRTNGQVTGTKTLVVLGSWSRLT
- a CDS encoding ABC transporter ATP-binding protein, which gives rise to MLTIDSLTVRLGHRTVVDALSAALPPGEISLILGHNGAGKSTLLRTIAGLLRPAGGSIALDGADIARRSPVEVARSGVVLVPQGRGVFADLSVAENIKLGMWNARRLGRSTTDTERARLDDARELFPVLDEQWHSRAGSLSGGQQQQVAIARAFLANPKVLLLDEPSVGLSPKLADVVLTTVASLRREDRIIVLVEQNVHQALAVADSVAVMRAGAVEQHGLAPSDIAQQDLAAIF
- the ilvN gene encoding acetolactate synthase small subunit, with the translated sequence MQEHLLAVVAGPGCDVPARVAGLLLPSDVDIVGMQFSHPPDSDLWWIQLAVRVPSQDRLELLTKRLNRLVAVLRVVTLEPGAHRRQSVYVKLRPDTADLGQVGELARWFHAETLELSAAAVVLHLTAAPDQCAAFVAMLRPHGIAEVVTSAVSGVRTGARLTHRVPRSATRTHS
- a CDS encoding ATP-binding cassette domain-containing protein, yielding MTNSAITASGLRKAYQDKVVLDGVDLDVRTGTVFSLLGPNGAGKTTTVNVLTTLLKADSGTVRVAGHDVATETKAVRSAIGVTGQFAAVDELLTGEENLQLMADLRHLGTRESKRVVEDLLHRFDLTESARKTAATYSGGMRRKLDLAMTLVGRPRIIFLDEPTTGLDPRSRRTMWTIVRDLVAEGITIFLTTQYLEEADQLADRIAVLDRGKLVAEGTPGELKRMIPGGHVRFRFPDAERLAAATRVLPDGTPDEENLTLRLPSDGGVKSLRTVLDRLDDYAIEVEEFSVHTPDLDDVFLALTGHSHTEADAR
- a CDS encoding LysR family transcriptional regulator, encoding MRVPTMNQVHLQQIECLLTLADELHFGRTAERLGYSQSRASQLIASLEHRVGARLVQRTSRRVALTRLGEQFVREVRPAYQNLATAFAHARERAMRGALEELRIGFTGMVYEEITRTFRALYEQHGVTVHTHDLPLGSPFTALTAGELDAAIIELPVHEPDLTVGFRFPAQDQFLVLARGHPLTERENLTAEELAEIDLLHREGDAPDYWKTARTPLTTPSGTPILSTTGITTIQQGLALAATGRHGMLVCRPLIEHSSRGDLDVIPVRGLEATSQLGLVWRTEHTSPQLTALAHLLDEAVHH
- a CDS encoding ABC transporter ATP-binding protein — translated: MTLQVNDVRVAFGGLVALDGVSLTAEPGAVTALIGPNGAGKTTLFNVISGLIEPESGSIRLDDAELLRRSARRRARMGIVRSFQELRLFGGVSVQEQTVFAAERTVFTRSHHTRVRATQILDRLGLSGARRDLAANLSYGQQKAVSIARMLAMNGRAWLLDEQAAGLAPREYDLFCEVVTEAKERGLIILLIEHNLQLVRDLADVVVFLDRGRELATGTADEVFSDEVVRALYFGKRDQEV
- a CDS encoding alpha-ketoacid dehydrogenase subunit beta gives rise to the protein MSTTAEVPAGELTLGAALNAGLRQAMADDESVILVGEDIGALGGVFRVTDGLRAEFGDHRVIDSLLAESGIVGTAIGLALRGYRPVCEIQFDGFVYPAFDQIVSQLAKLRARSGGRLRIPVTIRIPCGGGIGAVEHHSESNEAYFCHTAGLRVVACASPADAHWMIQQAIACDDPVIFYEPKRRYWDKAPVEPGPVPADAPALDQARIARAGADVTVIAYGPAVRVALDAATVAESEGRSLEVIDLRSLSPLDFGTLTASVRKTGRVVVVHEAPTFCGLGAEIAAEITERCFHLLEAPVQRVGGWNTPYPPARTEEHYLPDLDRVLDAVDGTYQY
- a CDS encoding Glu/Leu/Phe/Val family dehydrogenase; this translates as MPISLGDAVPDDAEFEQILHCSDDHSGLSSVIAIHDTTLGPSLGGIRMRRYPDQAAAAADAKRLAEAMTYKSALAGLDLGGGKSVINADPAAPDRNELLLAHARHIQSLGGRYIPAVDMGTTVADLRLVGTVVSTVSSSRRDPSDFTARGVVAAIRGAVQATEGRGLSGLRVGIQGLGHVGRQIADLLADEGAKLVVADIDDRRAREVRARTGAVVVPPSDILLADVDVLCPCAAGGVVDAELAKTLTARYVIGAANNVLADPALAATLRARDIVHVPDFVANAGGLIACAAEVRGDDSDLLHRVEAIGDTTENLLRTAGRRGQDTVSVAMQLAEDRIAGARAAGKTVPR